The following coding sequences lie in one Haloarcula marina genomic window:
- a CDS encoding hemolysin family protein, with the protein MVDLISLGGLLLAFFLVIMNGVFVAAEFAFVKVRPTQVNALVERGKPGATLVQEVIQNLDDYLAVSQLGITLSSLGLGWIGEPAVAALIDPVLGEFLPSGVVHLVAFALGFGFITFLHVVFGELAPKTFAIQEATRVALLLAPPMKFFYYLFVPGIIVFNGTANYFTRLAGVSPASESEETHTESEIRMILTRSEETGHIDLDEVEMIESVFELGDTVAREVMVPRPDVETVTASMPLSELRSVAATGTYTRYLVLDEDGDQPIGFVHAKDLLRASEAETEQDSTVTARELARAVLTVPETRRIDAILADFQTRGEGQMAVVVDEWGVFEGIVTIEDILEEIVGDIQDEFDTGTQEPSIEQRSDGTYVVDGGAPIQDVNDRLDSQFESDDVETIGGLVFSRLGRVPEVGDQIEEDGYVLQVEAVDDTRIERLVIQEAEAIQETDDE; encoded by the coding sequence ATGGTCGATCTGATCTCTCTCGGCGGACTGCTCCTCGCGTTCTTCCTAGTCATCATGAACGGGGTCTTCGTAGCTGCGGAGTTCGCGTTCGTCAAAGTCCGTCCAACGCAGGTGAACGCGCTCGTCGAACGCGGCAAACCGGGGGCAACGCTGGTCCAGGAGGTCATCCAGAATCTAGATGACTATCTGGCTGTCAGTCAACTCGGCATCACGCTCTCCTCGCTCGGTCTGGGCTGGATCGGTGAACCGGCTGTCGCAGCGCTCATCGACCCCGTTCTCGGCGAGTTTCTGCCTTCGGGAGTGGTCCACCTCGTCGCGTTCGCCCTGGGATTCGGGTTCATCACGTTCCTCCACGTGGTGTTCGGCGAACTCGCGCCGAAGACGTTCGCCATCCAGGAGGCCACGCGTGTCGCGCTCCTCCTGGCCCCGCCCATGAAGTTCTTCTACTACCTGTTCGTGCCCGGCATCATCGTCTTCAACGGCACGGCCAACTACTTCACCCGCCTCGCCGGCGTGTCCCCGGCGTCCGAGAGCGAGGAAACCCACACCGAATCAGAGATACGGATGATCCTCACCCGCTCGGAGGAGACGGGACACATCGACCTCGACGAAGTCGAGATGATCGAGAGCGTCTTCGAACTCGGCGATACGGTCGCCCGCGAGGTCATGGTTCCGCGTCCCGACGTGGAGACCGTGACTGCCTCGATGCCGCTCTCGGAACTCCGGTCTGTCGCCGCGACAGGGACCTACACGCGCTACCTCGTGCTCGACGAGGACGGGGATCAACCGATCGGATTCGTCCACGCCAAGGACCTCCTGCGAGCGAGCGAAGCCGAGACGGAGCAGGACAGCACGGTCACAGCGCGTGAGCTGGCGCGAGCGGTCCTCACGGTCCCGGAAACGCGTCGGATCGACGCGATACTCGCCGACTTTCAGACGCGTGGGGAAGGCCAGATGGCCGTCGTCGTCGACGAGTGGGGCGTCTTCGAAGGCATCGTCACCATCGAGGACATCCTCGAAGAGATTGTGGGCGATATCCAAGACGAATTCGACACGGGTACTCAGGAGCCGTCGATCGAGCAAAGAAGCGACGGAACGTACGTCGTCGACGGAGGGGCCCCCATCCAGGACGTGAACGACCGGCTCGACTCTCAATTCGAGAGCGACGACGTGGAGACGATCGGTGGATTGGTCTTCAGTCGCCTCGGCAGAGTTCCTGAAGTGGGCGACCAAATCGAAGAGGACGGGTACGTCCTTCAGGTCGAGGCGGTCGATGACACGCGAATCGAACGGCTCGTGATTCAGGAGGCAGAGGCGATACAGGAAACGGACGACGAGTAG
- a CDS encoding myeloid leukemia factor, producing the protein MIVVDASRTYADYDSFARRWHSETLDARGVSLEAARERGLINEQDTHRLWQLLGLLNEDDVFIQLPEWLVDEKTGDVRENPATTFVGYISRETEDAILFKDSAPGRRLMQVAHKIHSLEHGIETTAVDSDRRKRLNDKLQEEHQRFEMRDDAPYLSDEWLPKSQLITIIR; encoded by the coding sequence ATGATAGTGGTAGACGCTAGTAGAACGTACGCTGACTACGATTCTTTCGCTCGCAGGTGGCACTCAGAGACGCTTGATGCCCGCGGTGTGTCCCTAGAGGCGGCACGAGAGCGGGGTCTCATCAACGAGCAAGATACGCATCGACTGTGGCAATTGTTGGGTCTCCTGAACGAAGATGACGTGTTCATCCAGCTTCCGGAGTGGCTCGTCGACGAGAAAACGGGCGATGTGCGGGAAAATCCGGCCACCACGTTTGTCGGATACATCTCACGGGAAACCGAAGATGCAATTCTCTTCAAGGACTCCGCGCCGGGCCGCCGACTCATGCAGGTCGCACACAAGATACACTCGCTCGAACACGGAATAGAGACCACTGCAGTCGATAGCGACCGTCGAAAGCGGTTAAACGACAAACTACAGGAAGAACACCAGAGATTCGAGATGCGCGACGACGCTCCCTATCTCTCTGACGAGTGGCTTCCGAAGTCCCAGCTCATCACCATTATACGCTGA
- a CDS encoding SLC13 family permease has product MLVVFALILLALVLFATERFPIDVTAILIMVLLMVLEPWTQISPREGISGFANPATITVLAMLILSTGINRTGIVQLLGRKMAAFAGANQHKQLAATIGITGPVSGLINNTPVVAILVPVINDLAHNGKTSPSKLLMPLSFASMLGGTLTLIGTSTNILASDIAAQLGAESPELGLHAFGMFEFTKLGLVVFAVGSLYLMTVGVRLLPERIPADEDLVEEYALQEYLADVVVPANSSLVGQTVEEALGDNELDIDVLQLLRYGERFSEPLARKEIHENDTLRLRTNRETLERIMDAEGLTLAGGPRTETDLHPEDEEPVLVEVVVPSGSFLVGETLASSSFRQRYDANVLAFRTRGDIVRDRFEDIRIRVGDTLLVQAPPDSLTRLVENEDFIVAHEFDEVTYRSDKIPFAIGIIAGVVALPALNILPIVVSALAGVVAMVFTGVLKPTELYSSVEWNVIFLLAGVIPLGIALQQTGAAALVGDAVASTGAFLPAIGVLWVFYVATGLLTSVISNNASVVLMIPVAASAAQSIGANAFAFVLAVTFAASTAFMTPVGYQTNLFVYGPGGYTFSDFIRVGAPLQLLLSVVTVLGIAFFWGV; this is encoded by the coding sequence ATGCTCGTTGTCTTTGCGCTCATTCTCCTCGCGCTCGTTCTCTTTGCGACCGAACGGTTTCCGATCGATGTCACCGCTATCCTGATCATGGTTCTGTTGATGGTGCTGGAGCCGTGGACGCAGATATCTCCGCGGGAGGGAATCTCGGGATTTGCGAACCCGGCAACGATCACTGTCCTGGCGATGCTCATCCTGAGTACCGGGATCAATCGAACCGGTATCGTCCAGTTGCTCGGTCGAAAGATGGCCGCGTTCGCGGGGGCTAACCAACACAAGCAACTCGCAGCGACGATTGGCATCACCGGCCCCGTCTCGGGACTCATCAACAACACGCCGGTCGTCGCAATTCTGGTTCCGGTAATTAACGACCTCGCACACAACGGGAAGACCTCACCGTCGAAATTGCTGATGCCGTTGTCGTTCGCCTCGATGCTCGGCGGCACGTTGACACTCATCGGGACGTCAACGAACATCCTCGCCAGCGATATCGCGGCCCAACTCGGAGCGGAATCTCCCGAGCTAGGTCTGCACGCGTTCGGGATGTTCGAGTTCACCAAACTCGGTCTCGTCGTGTTCGCGGTCGGCTCGCTCTATCTGATGACAGTCGGCGTTCGCCTGCTTCCCGAACGGATTCCGGCCGACGAGGACCTCGTCGAGGAGTACGCCCTCCAAGAGTACCTCGCGGATGTCGTCGTGCCAGCGAACTCGTCGCTCGTCGGGCAGACAGTTGAGGAAGCACTGGGAGACAACGAACTGGACATCGACGTGTTACAGCTGCTCCGATACGGTGAGCGCTTTTCAGAACCGCTCGCACGCAAGGAAATTCACGAGAACGACACGCTTCGGCTCAGGACGAACCGGGAGACGCTCGAACGGATCATGGATGCGGAAGGACTCACTTTGGCAGGTGGCCCACGGACTGAAACGGACCTACATCCGGAGGACGAAGAACCCGTGCTCGTCGAAGTCGTCGTCCCGTCCGGGTCATTCCTCGTCGGCGAGACCCTCGCGAGTTCGTCGTTCCGACAGCGTTACGACGCGAACGTCCTCGCCTTCAGAACCCGCGGCGACATCGTCCGAGACCGGTTCGAAGACATCCGCATCCGGGTCGGTGACACGCTCCTCGTGCAGGCACCGCCCGACAGTCTCACCCGCCTCGTCGAGAACGAGGACTTCATCGTCGCCCACGAGTTCGACGAGGTGACCTATCGGAGCGACAAGATTCCGTTCGCGATCGGAATCATCGCTGGCGTCGTCGCACTCCCGGCACTGAACATCCTGCCCATCGTCGTCTCTGCATTAGCAGGGGTCGTGGCGATGGTATTCACCGGCGTCCTGAAACCGACCGAGCTCTACTCGTCCGTCGAGTGGAACGTGATCTTCCTGCTCGCTGGCGTCATCCCCCTCGGGATTGCGCTCCAACAGACGGGGGCGGCAGCGCTGGTGGGGGATGCCGTCGCCTCGACTGGGGCGTTCTTGCCGGCGATCGGTGTCCTCTGGGTGTTCTACGTCGCGACTGGCCTGTTGACGAGCGTCATCAGTAACAACGCGAGTGTCGTGTTGATGATTCCAGTCGCGGCTAGCGCGGCCCAGTCGATCGGGGCGAACGCGTTCGCCTTCGTTCTGGCAGTCACCTTCGCCGCCTCGACGGCATTCATGACGCCGGTCGGCTACCAGACGAATCTCTTCGTCTACGGGCCTGGTGGCTACACGTTCTCGGATTTCATCCGCGTTGGTGCGCCGCTACAGTTGCTCCTGTCGGTCGTTACTGTCCTGGGCATTGCGTTCTTCTGGGGGGTGTGA
- a CDS encoding DUF7539 family protein, with translation MAEFPDERQLVLRARSQLDQWTRNARMEAYTELFEGDDPILSSEEIQLLDTLDSEMEREGGDGVWGTDQYGIHTAGTSSSDTSLGVVCVYHPQITKDSVLRGTDDLDDEAEERLNAALWRYSERVATLIEEALDEFIRQT, from the coding sequence ATGGCAGAATTTCCAGACGAGCGCCAGCTCGTACTCCGTGCGCGGTCCCAGTTGGACCAGTGGACGAGAAATGCCCGAATGGAGGCGTACACTGAACTGTTCGAAGGTGACGACCCCATCCTCTCGTCCGAAGAGATACAACTGCTCGACACGCTCGACTCTGAAATGGAGCGAGAGGGCGGCGATGGTGTCTGGGGTACCGATCAGTACGGAATCCACACGGCCGGGACATCGAGTTCGGATACCTCACTCGGCGTCGTTTGTGTGTACCACCCACAGATAACCAAGGACTCCGTCCTTCGTGGTACCGACGATCTCGATGACGAGGCCGAAGAGCGACTCAACGCAGCACTTTGGCGATATAGTGAACGGGTTGCGACGCTCATCGAAGAAGCACTCGACGAGTTCATCCGTCAGACCTAG
- a CDS encoding CBS domain-containing protein, with protein MDISEILSTKFTEFDIGTPLSKVAGAFENQELDAVIVTDGDEYRGIVSRRQLASSSNQPSAKVGSQVQHVPTVDRTEDVREVARLMIGSDAKTLPVLDADDRVVGVVTGDAVLEAVRPFLDAATVDDAYTAELVSATPDTTIGKALNLLREAGIAHLPVVDGDDLAGMLSLYDVIDFTTRGGSKSQGGSSGGAGGRGGGGQNRGGFGSREGDSDRMLDLPVRNLMSDAVFTVERSAPLDEVVETMFEREISSLIVTADGTGEPVGIITKTDVIEALTWERDDRNAVQVFGLELLEGMDYDDVSALIESVTSKYGEMSVIKASIELREHKEQSRGVPLVLARIRLVTDRGYFTADGEGYGASHALRLAANAVERQLLKGKTYGRSKKHPDTDEKGQLYGWWLGG; from the coding sequence ATGGATATCTCCGAGATACTCTCAACGAAGTTCACCGAGTTCGACATCGGAACCCCTCTCTCGAAAGTCGCCGGGGCGTTCGAGAATCAGGAACTCGATGCCGTCATCGTAACGGACGGCGACGAGTATCGCGGCATCGTGAGTCGCCGACAGCTGGCGTCCTCGTCCAACCAGCCATCTGCGAAGGTCGGCTCACAGGTCCAGCACGTCCCGACGGTCGACCGCACCGAGGATGTCCGCGAGGTCGCGCGACTCATGATCGGGAGCGACGCCAAAACGCTCCCCGTACTCGACGCCGACGACCGTGTCGTCGGTGTGGTGACTGGCGATGCCGTGCTCGAGGCTGTCCGTCCGTTTCTCGACGCAGCGACCGTCGACGACGCGTACACGGCGGAATTGGTCAGTGCGACCCCTGACACCACGATCGGGAAAGCGCTCAATCTGCTTCGAGAAGCCGGTATCGCCCATCTCCCGGTCGTCGACGGGGACGACCTCGCGGGCATGCTGAGCCTGTACGACGTCATCGATTTCACGACGCGGGGCGGCAGCAAGAGCCAGGGCGGGTCGTCGGGTGGCGCCGGTGGCCGCGGCGGTGGCGGACAAAACCGTGGCGGGTTCGGGTCACGTGAGGGCGATTCCGACCGAATGCTCGATCTGCCGGTACGGAACCTGATGTCCGACGCAGTCTTCACCGTCGAGCGGAGCGCTCCGCTCGACGAGGTCGTCGAGACGATGTTCGAGCGGGAGATATCCTCGCTCATCGTCACGGCCGACGGGACCGGCGAGCCAGTCGGTATCATCACGAAGACGGACGTCATCGAGGCGCTCACCTGGGAGCGCGACGACCGGAACGCCGTGCAGGTCTTCGGCCTCGAGCTGCTGGAGGGGATGGACTACGACGATGTCTCCGCGCTGATCGAGAGTGTCACCTCGAAGTACGGCGAGATGAGCGTAATCAAGGCCAGTATCGAACTGCGCGAGCACAAGGAACAATCGCGCGGGGTGCCGCTGGTGCTGGCACGGATTCGACTGGTCACCGACCGCGGTTACTTCACGGCCGACGGGGAGGGGTACGGTGCTTCCCACGCTCTCCGTCTGGCTGCGAACGCCGTCGAACGACAGCTTCTCAAGGGCAAGACCTACGGCCGGTCGAAGAAGCATCCCGACACTGACGAGAAGGGCCAGCTCTATGGCTGGTGGCTCGGTGGGTAA
- a CDS encoding Fic family protein, translating into MRYRQISVQMGGQYHPLVNAAIIHYFFETVHPFSDGNGRLGRLLIILYLASEGYLESPYIYPSAYFNRHKVEYVERMRAVSEDGSWDEWLTFFLEGLRSQAETSYDRTHRLRDLQERYEKEYPGSTNTDTFARQLLQQPYFTAPDLVEYLDVSRRTAYKVVDDLESDGLIEEVTGKERGKEYKAVEVFDILE; encoded by the coding sequence ATACGATATCGACAGATTTCGGTTCAGATGGGGGGACAATACCATCCCCTCGTCAACGCCGCCATCATTCACTATTTCTTTGAGACAGTTCACCCCTTCTCGGATGGGAACGGTCGTCTCGGTCGATTACTCATTATTCTGTATTTGGCGAGCGAAGGGTACCTCGAAAGTCCTTACATCTACCCGAGCGCGTACTTCAATCGTCACAAGGTCGAGTACGTCGAGCGGATGCGTGCGGTGAGTGAGGATGGTTCGTGGGACGAGTGGCTCACGTTCTTCCTCGAAGGGCTCCGAAGTCAAGCTGAGACATCGTACGACCGGACTCACCGACTCCGTGATCTCCAAGAGCGCTACGAGAAGGAGTACCCAGGCAGCACGAATACGGACACGTTCGCTCGGCAGTTACTCCAACAGCCGTATTTTACCGCCCCAGACCTCGTGGAGTATCTCGATGTCTCACGCCGGACTGCCTACAAGGTCGTCGACGACCTCGAATCGGATGGCCTCATCGAGGAAGTGACCGGTAAAGAACGTGGGAAAGAGTACAAAGCAGTCGAGGTGTTCGACATTCTGGAGTAG
- a CDS encoding universal stress protein produces the protein MPVNVLVAFDGSPLSERALAYAIETFPDASITSIYVINPIDSVIDVEAGGLPVAASWDEKAKEEATRIHTKGTDLAAERNTELDTVTEVGKPARAILEYADDHDIDQIVMGSHGRSGIDRTLLGSVAETVTRRAEIPVTVVS, from the coding sequence ATGCCTGTCAACGTTCTCGTCGCCTTCGACGGCTCCCCCCTTTCCGAGCGTGCGCTCGCCTACGCTATCGAGACCTTTCCGGACGCATCCATCACTTCTATTTACGTCATTAATCCTATCGACTCGGTTATCGACGTGGAGGCTGGCGGCTTACCAGTCGCCGCGAGCTGGGACGAGAAGGCGAAAGAAGAAGCGACCAGAATTCACACGAAGGGCACAGACCTGGCGGCGGAACGGAATACTGAACTCGATACCGTCACCGAAGTCGGGAAACCGGCACGAGCGATACTCGAATATGCTGACGACCACGACATCGACCAGATTGTCATGGGCAGCCACGGCCGCTCAGGAATCGACCGGACGCTCCTCGGGAGCGTCGCCGAGACAGTCACCCGTCGAGCAGAGATTCCGGTGACGGTCGTCAGTTGA